CCTCCTCCAGTCCCGGGGAACCGAAATCCATGGCATGGTCGTTCCCCAGGCACACCGCGTCCACCCCCGCCTCGGCCATGGATGGGGCGCAGGAGACGTCACCGCGCATGGGGTAAAAGGGTTGGTCGGAGTTGACCCTGTGGACGGTACCGCAAAGGGGCCCCTCCAGGTTGACGACCGAGAAGCGGTATTCCCGCAGGAGATCCCCCAGGTTCCGCCAAGGATAGTCCGGTCCATAGGCCTCCACCAGCTGGGCCATCTCCAGGGCGAAAGTGACATCCCCGCCCAGCCCCAGCGAAACCTTCCCGGCGGCTTCCGATTTCCCGGACGTCACCGCCTCCTCCCCCGCTGGGGCCGCCGTTTCGGGTCCGTTGGAAGGCGTTCCGCCGTTTCCCGGCGCGGTGGTCACGAACACCAGCACGGAGGAAAGGACGACCAGGAGGGTCAGGGCGGTGAGAAAAGCGGCCTGTCGCCGGGCGAGAGTCCTCCTCAGGCGTCCCTGCAAGAACCTGCTCATCCTTCACTCCCCTCCGCCAGTGCCGAGGCCCGGCGGTGTTTACCCGTCACGGGCCGCCTCATCCGTTCGGCCGGAGGTCGCCTGATACCATCATACCGCGGGTCCCCTTCCCCGACCCGGCCCGCCGCCGCGGGACCCGGCATGGGAGAGCGAGTGCAGCCCGGCACGGGAATCCCCTTTTCCTCTATCCCAGCGAATCCCGGTCCCGCCGAGGGAAGGCCCGGCCCCCGAAATTCACGCTAGGCCGGGGCGTGGATTGAGTCCACCGGGCCCGTCCGTCCTCCAAAGCCAACCTCCACCGCTTCCCTCGCCGTGGCATACCGTTTCCTCCCTCGTTCCGGGCGCACTGAAGCAGCGCAGGCCTCCCCTCATCCGGGTGGGGCAGGTCCCCTCACAGGCGCTCGATGATCATGGCGATGCCCTGGCCCCCGCCGCAACAGAGGGACCCCAGGCCGTACTTTCCGTTCCTCTCCTTGAGGGCGGTCATGAGGGTCACCAGGATGCGCGCTCCCGTGCAGCCCACGGGATGCCCCAGGGCTATGCCGCTCCCGTAGATGTTGGTCTTCTCCATGTCCAGGCCCAGCTCCCGGATGCAGGCCACGGCCTGGGCGGCGAAGGCCTCGTTGAGCTCGATGACGTCGATGTCCTCGAGCTTCAGGCCCGCCTTCTCCAGGGCCTTGGGAATGGCGTATACGGGACCTATTCCCATGATGTCCGGGTCCACGCCCACGTAGCTCCAGGAGATTATACGGGCCAGGGGCTTCACGCCCAGCTCCTCCGCCTTCCTCCCGGACATGACCACCAGGGCGGCGGCGCCGTCGTTTATTCCCGATGCGTTCCCCGCGGTGACCGTCCCTCCCTCCTTGAAGGCCGGCTTGAGGGCGGCCAACTTCTCCAGGGTGGTATCGGGAAGGGGATGCTCGTCGGTGTCGAAGATCACCGTTCCCTTGCGGGTCTTGACCTCCACGGGGACGATCTCCTCCCGGAACTTCCCGGCGGAGATGGCTGCCGCGGCGCGGCGCTGGCTCTCCAGGGCGTAGGCGTCCTGGTCCTCCCGGGAGATGCCGTAGCGCTCGGCCACGTTCTCCGCCGTGAGGCCCATAATCAGCCCGTTATAGGGGTCGGTGAGGATGTCCGTTAGGCCGTCCTTCATCACGCTGTGGCGCATCCTCCGGCCCCAGCGCAGATCGTCGTTATAGAAGGGAATGTTGCTCATGCTCTCCACGCCGCCGGCCACCACCACGCCGGCGTCCCCCAGGCGGATGGCGCGGGCGGCGTCCACCACCGCCTGCATGCCCGACCCGCAGGCCCGCCCCACCATGTTGCAGGGCACGGTATAAGGAATGCCGGCCTTCAAGGATCCCATGCGGGCGGGCATGCACAGTTCATCGTAGCGCACTGCTACCTGCCCGAAGATGACCTCGTCCACCTGATCGGGCTGGATGCCCGCCCGCCTCAGGGCTTCCTCGATGACGATGCGCACCAGCTCGGCGGGCATCACGTCCTTGAGGCTCCCCCCGAAACGGCCGATGGGGGTGCGGCAACCACTGACGATGTAGACCTCCTCCATCTTCCCTCCTTGATTCCCTCTGCGTCACTCCACGAACGGTTCTCCGAAACTTGCCGCGCGGACCCCGACACGAAGGGGTGGGTCAACTTGCCCCTCAAGCTCAACCGGGCGGGGCAGTCCTCCACGGTCTGCGCCGGACGATCCGCAATATTATATAACGGCCGTCGATCTTTTCATGGGAGGAGCTGGAGGCAGGACCCTTATCCATGGCCGGCCGACGCTTGCCCACCCGCACCGGCGTGGTTCTACCATAAAATGGAAGGCCGGCCGAGCGCCGGCCTTCCGGTTACCCCTCCCGTCCGTTCTTCCTTCCCGCCGGGAACTTCCGGGCGGAAATCGGTTTCCCGCGGGCTTACGGCCGCTCCGCGCGCCCGGGAATCATTCCCCGAAGCCGATGGAACAGGTACCCCCGGACATCACCTTCCCGGTCTCCGGGCTGGTGTACACGAAGTACATGGCCCGCTCCACGGCCACGATGCCGCTGCCCTCCACTTTGACCTCCGTGGACACCTCCCGTCCGCTTTCAAGTCCCAGCAGGTCGTTGAGATAAACGGTGGTCCTGGTCTCCCCCTCCGGGGGAACCTCCAGGGGCTCGAGTTCTCTTTCCGGGGTGAAAAAACGGAAGATGGCCATGGTGTCCATCAGTTAACCCACATACAAGGAAGGGTAAGGGTGCGAGGAAGGGGAAGGGATGGAAAAAGAAGGGTCTCATGCTCTTTCGGGTAGCGGAAGAGGGCGGGTTTCACGCCTCTCCGCCTTCGCCTTCCGGCAGTCCTTCCGGTTTAATGTATGGCGGCAAGACGTTCAATTTATACGAGCCCGCGTAGAATCCGCGTGTCCCCCGCTTCCTTCCACCACCAAGGACCGGCGGGCTCAACGGCTCTTGATGAAACGGCTTATGGAACGGTCGTAGGTCCTCTCCACCTCGGGAGGGAAGAAACAGGCGGGAAGCTCCCCGTTGCGGCGGTGGTAGTGGAGGCACTCGCAGCAGTAGCCCTTGCGGGAACAGGGCTCGTAGGTGCAATTACATATTTCCAGGTTGGACTGGTAGTTCCTGCACTCCTCCTTCACTTCTCCTCCTTTCCCTCCAAGGGCCCGTAGATGATGACCGTATCCCCAGGCCGGGAGCCCGTCCTCCGGGCCAGGCTGCCGCCGTTTATCCCCAGGGCCATGACCCCCGAGGAATCCTCGAAAAAGAGGGGGGCTCCCGCCTCCACCTCCCCGAAGGTGGAGGCCAGGGCGAACTCCATCTCCTCCTCTCCTATTCCCACCAGCACCCGGTCCCCCAGCCGGTACCCAAGTTCCTCCACCTGCTCCGGGTAGGCGTTGAGGCGCAGGGATCCGAAGCGGTCGACGTCGATCACCGTGGCGTAGACCGCCCCCTCCCCCACCCGCGCCCTTCCCCAGGGCGCCGGAACCAGGTCCTCCACCTCCATGGCCATCCCCATCTCCGAGGGGTCCACCCCCAGGGAGAGGTGGGCGGCCACTGGGGCGAAGATATCCCGGGCGTGGAAGGTGGGGTGGACGGGATGGCGGAAGAAATCGCGGTTCTCCAAGAAATAGGCCCGGGCGACGCCCCCCAGCCGTTCCGCCGCCGGGATGAGCAGGCCGTTGTCGGGGCCCACCAGGAAGTCCCCCCTCGCACACTGCAAGGCCACGGCCAGGCGCCGCGTGCCCACCCCGGGATCCACCACCGCCAGGTGAACCCCCCGGGGCATGTGGGGAAGGGCGGCGGCTAGGACGAAGGCCCCCTTGCCGATGTCGAAGGGTGGGATATGGTGGCTGATATCCACGATGACCGCTTCCGGGTTGATGGAGAGGATGACTCCCTTGACCACCCCCACCCATTCCTCCGAGGTGCCGAAGTCGCTGGTGAGGGTTATCAGCCCGGTCATGCGCGCCTCCCCGCTCCCCATCTCACGCCCCCATCGTTCAACCGGATCCAAGCACGGTGACCCTTACCCTGCGCCGCCGCGGGCCGTCGAACTCGCACAGGAATATGCCCTGCCAGGTCCCCAGGGCCAGGTCCCCCCCGGCCACCGGCAGGGTGGCCGAGAAGCCCACCAGGCTGGCCTTGATGTGGGCGTCGGCGTTCCCCTCCCGGTGCCGGTACCTCCCCCGGGGCACCAGCCTCTCCAGGTGCTCGAGTATGTCCGCGGCCACGTCCGGGTCGGCGGCCTCGTTTACCGTCACCCCGGCGGTGGTATGGGGTATGTAAACCTGGCACAGGCCCTCCCGGATCCCCGTTCCCCGCACCACCTCCCGCACCCGGGAGGTGATGTCCACGAGCTGGGACCTGGCCCCGGTGCTCACCTCGAAACCCCCGCCCTTCAGGTTCATCCTCACGCCCTCCATGCCTCCTCACCTTCCCGGCCCTCAGCCCATGCTCATGCGCAGGGAGGCCTCCAGGTTGAAGGGCGGGAGGTCCTCGGGGTCGATGACCACGTCCACCACCGCCGGGCCCTCCGCTGCCAGGGCCTCCCTCAGTACCGGCTGGATGTCCGCCACCCGCTCCAGCCTCCATCCCGCCGCGCCGAAGGAACGGGCCAGGGCGGCGAAGTCCGGGTTTCCGTGGCAGGTCCCCAGTATCCTCCCCTGGCACTGTATCCTTTGCCGGATGTTCAGCACCCGGTACATGTGATCGTTCATCACCAGCACCAGGACCTTTATCCCCTCCCGGCAGGCGGTCTCCAGGTCCTGGAGGGTCATCATGAAGTCCCCGTCCCCCAGGATGGCCACCACCTCCCGCTCCGGGCGCACCAGCTTGGCGGCCAGGGCGGCGGGGAAGCCGAAGCCCATGGCCCCGAAGTTCACCGCCGAGAGGTAGGT
The genomic region above belongs to Actinomycetota bacterium and contains:
- a CDS encoding thiolase family protein, giving the protein MEEVYIVSGCRTPIGRFGGSLKDVMPAELVRIVIEEALRRAGIQPDQVDEVIFGQVAVRYDELCMPARMGSLKAGIPYTVPCNMVGRACGSGMQAVVDAARAIRLGDAGVVVAGGVESMSNIPFYNDDLRWGRRMRHSVMKDGLTDILTDPYNGLIMGLTAENVAERYGISREDQDAYALESQRRAAAAISAGKFREEIVPVEVKTRKGTVIFDTDEHPLPDTTLEKLAALKPAFKEGGTVTAGNASGINDGAAALVVMSGRKAEELGVKPLARIISWSYVGVDPDIMGIGPVYAIPKALEKAGLKLEDIDVIELNEAFAAQAVACIRELGLDMEKTNIYGSGIALGHPVGCTGARILVTLMTALKERNGKYGLGSLCCGGGQGIAMIIERL
- a CDS encoding DUF6485 family protein; the protein is MKEECRNYQSNLEICNCTYEPCSRKGYCCECLHYHRRNGELPACFFPPEVERTYDRSISRFIKSR
- a CDS encoding SAM-dependent chlorinase/fluorinase; its protein translation is MGSGEARMTGLITLTSDFGTSEEWVGVVKGVILSINPEAVIVDISHHIPPFDIGKGAFVLAAALPHMPRGVHLAVVDPGVGTRRLAVALQCARGDFLVGPDNGLLIPAAERLGGVARAYFLENRDFFRHPVHPTFHARDIFAPVAAHLSLGVDPSEMGMAMEVEDLVPAPWGRARVGEGAVYATVIDVDRFGSLRLNAYPEQVEELGYRLGDRVLVGIGEEEMEFALASTFGEVEAGAPLFFEDSSGVMALGINGGSLARRTGSRPGDTVIIYGPLEGKEEK
- a CDS encoding secondary thiamine-phosphate synthase enzyme YjbQ, producing MEGVRMNLKGGGFEVSTGARSQLVDITSRVREVVRGTGIREGLCQVYIPHTTAGVTVNEAADPDVAADILEHLERLVPRGRYRHREGNADAHIKASLVGFSATLPVAGGDLALGTWQGIFLCEFDGPRRRRVRVTVLGSG